A part of Denitratisoma oestradiolicum genomic DNA contains:
- a CDS encoding nitrilase-related carbon-nitrogen hydrolase: MIEPYNCVGLIPTVWGIRQRSDMMKNIEHLGHLTKAASWLSSLDIPVRLLVIPEGGLQGFNDEVLDVDHADFANTCAIDIPGPETDALGKLAREYKVFIMAQAKAKHPDWPDRFFNVGFVLDPQGEVILKHYKLATLYPVEHSMTPHDIFDWWIDKYGRTLDAFWPVVDTEIGRLGVMMANEASYPENGRGLAMNGCEIAYRASFPHPGTGNDFFEISSRARALENNMYVLSPNMGTYYLFPDSTTPIDTFGGRSYIINHRGAIVGKQEYGAGSTYVAGVIDIEQLRHHRANAQVSNWMKDVRSELAQIIYEREIYPKNLYLDRAPMKHAEYKEKVIDRQIALMHERGAWAKPSR, encoded by the coding sequence ATGATCGAACCGTACAATTGCGTCGGCCTGATCCCCACCGTCTGGGGCATACGTCAGCGTTCCGACATGATGAAGAACATCGAGCACCTGGGCCACCTGACCAAGGCCGCTTCCTGGCTCTCCAGCCTGGATATCCCGGTGCGCCTGCTGGTGATCCCCGAGGGGGGCTTGCAGGGCTTCAATGACGAAGTGCTGGACGTGGACCACGCCGATTTCGCCAACACCTGCGCCATCGACATTCCCGGCCCCGAGACCGATGCCCTGGGCAAGCTGGCCCGGGAGTACAAGGTCTTCATCATGGCCCAGGCCAAGGCCAAGCACCCGGACTGGCCGGACCGCTTCTTCAATGTCGGATTCGTGCTGGACCCCCAGGGCGAGGTGATCCTCAAGCACTACAAGCTGGCCACCCTCTATCCGGTGGAGCACAGCATGACGCCCCACGACATCTTCGACTGGTGGATAGACAAGTACGGCCGCACCCTGGATGCCTTCTGGCCGGTGGTGGACACCGAGATCGGCCGCCTCGGGGTAATGATGGCCAACGAGGCCTCCTACCCGGAAAACGGGCGGGGCCTGGCCATGAACGGCTGCGAGATCGCCTATCGGGCCTCCTTCCCCCACCCTGGCACCGGCAACGACTTTTTCGAGATTTCCTCCCGGGCCCGTGCCCTGGAAAACAACATGTACGTGCTCTCGCCGAACATGGGCACCTACTACCTGTTCCCGGATTCCACGACGCCCATCGACACCTTTGGCGGCCGCTCCTACATCATCAATCACCGGGGCGCCATCGTCGGCAAGCAGGAATACGGGGCGGGGTCCACCTACGTGGCCGGGGTCATCGACATCGAGCAGCTGCGCCACCATCGCGCCAATGCCCAGGTCTCCAACTGGATGAAGGATGTGCGCTCGGAGCTGGCCCAGATCATCTACGAACGGGAGATCTATCCCAAGAACCTTTACCTGGACCGGGCACCGATGAAGCACGCCGAGTACAAGGAAAAGGTCATCGATCGCCAGATCGCCCTGATGCACGAACGGGGCGCCTGGGCCAAACCCAGCCGCTGA
- a CDS encoding aldehyde dehydrogenase family protein, protein MGHTSRNDHQAFDLWIGGERVAPASGKYFIDRNPEDDSPYARVAEGNIADVDRAVQTAHQAFASYGKTMAADREAWLCRAATLMEKYRDEFVDILIDEVGSPFGKAQFEVQYAINCLRAAAGVARRITGQTIPSETPGRFSMTVREPLGVVASISPFNVPLLKNVKLSATPLATGNTVVLLTSEEAPMVANRLAEVYHEAGIPAGAFNVVTGFGDKIGDALTSHPLVKVVMFTGSSRVGRHIASLCGPLMRRVVLELGGKNPLVVLADADLEAAVEAAAFSQFFFQGQACMASSRIYVEKSIEAEFCRRFKAKAESMGMGDLRNPGTWVGPIISERQRQRVKTHIQDAQAKGATVLTGGTWIGNRCRPTILTGVAEGMTVCRDETFGPVTSIYPVADLEEAIACANDTRYGLSAAIFTRDITKAMQFSQRVHAGMVHINAPTIADEPHVPFGGVGESGFGREGTDIDIDTFTEWKWITIQLPA, encoded by the coding sequence ATGGGACATACCAGCAGGAACGACCATCAGGCGTTTGATTTATGGATAGGCGGGGAACGCGTGGCCCCCGCTTCCGGTAAGTATTTCATCGACCGTAACCCGGAGGATGACTCGCCCTACGCCAGGGTGGCGGAAGGCAACATCGCAGATGTCGATCGGGCGGTGCAGACGGCCCATCAGGCCTTCGCCAGCTACGGCAAAACGATGGCCGCGGATCGGGAGGCCTGGCTATGCCGGGCCGCGACGCTGATGGAGAAGTACCGCGACGAATTCGTGGACATCCTGATCGACGAAGTCGGCTCCCCCTTCGGCAAGGCCCAGTTCGAAGTCCAGTACGCCATCAACTGCCTGCGCGCCGCAGCCGGCGTGGCGCGGCGCATCACCGGCCAGACCATCCCCTCGGAAACCCCGGGCCGCTTCAGCATGACGGTACGGGAACCCCTGGGGGTCGTCGCCAGCATCTCGCCCTTCAACGTGCCTCTGCTCAAGAACGTGAAGCTGAGCGCCACGCCCCTGGCCACGGGCAACACCGTGGTGCTGCTGACCTCCGAGGAAGCGCCCATGGTGGCCAATCGCCTGGCGGAGGTGTATCACGAGGCCGGCATTCCGGCGGGCGCCTTCAACGTGGTCACCGGCTTCGGCGACAAGATCGGCGATGCCCTGACCTCCCATCCCCTGGTCAAGGTGGTGATGTTCACCGGCTCCAGCCGCGTCGGCAGGCACATCGCCAGCCTCTGCGGCCCCCTGATGCGGCGCGTCGTGCTGGAACTGGGGGGCAAGAATCCTCTGGTAGTGCTGGCCGATGCCGACCTGGAGGCCGCCGTGGAGGCGGCGGCCTTCAGCCAGTTTTTCTTCCAGGGCCAGGCCTGCATGGCGTCGAGCCGCATCTATGTGGAGAAGAGCATCGAGGCCGAATTCTGCCGTCGCTTCAAGGCCAAGGCGGAGTCCATGGGCATGGGCGACCTGCGCAATCCCGGCACCTGGGTGGGACCGATCATTTCCGAGCGCCAGCGCCAGCGGGTGAAGACCCATATCCAGGACGCCCAGGCCAAGGGCGCCACGGTGCTGACCGGCGGCACCTGGATCGGCAACCGCTGCCGTCCCACCATCCTCACCGGGGTTGCGGAAGGCATGACCGTCTGCCGCGATGAAACCTTCGGCCCGGTCACGTCGATCTATCCGGTGGCGGACCTGGAGGAGGCCATCGCCTGTGCCAATGACACCCGCTACGGCCTGAGCGCCGCCATCTTCACCCGGGACATCACCAAGGCCATGCAGTTTTCCCAGCGGGTCCATGCCGGCATGGTGCATATCAACGCGCCGACCATCGCCGACGAGCCTCACGTGCCCTTTGGCGGCGTCGGCGAAAGCGGCTTCGGCAGGGAGGGCACCGATATCGACATCGACACCTTCACTGAATGGAAGTGGATCACGATCCAGCTTCCCGCCTGA
- a CDS encoding AraC family transcriptional regulator, whose product MFIAQGSPRVVKDPLSRHRLFQTFDATEARERVAEVYCPHELKILGEDNQRVDTCMDHVPLGGVSLNRLRYGPTVKIDAGHLQTFVLVMMPMVGTSHVTCGEEKLRAHPGTAAVISPTKPFYQTIDANCDQIMVQLDRDLVERTCAQHIGHDLRHPLQFKLGLDMSDQSSGWPALVSYLITELDGNARYLHSPLVRAPIEHLLVATLLHSQFNNYSEELAAPARPIAPSHVKRVEEYIKTHADEPLTVASLAAHAGVSTSALYAGFRDFRNTSPMAYLRAERLQRVHDELLKAAPTTANVTDVAIRWGFQHLSHFAAHYKKKFGELPSDTLRKQ is encoded by the coding sequence ATGTTTATCGCGCAAGGCAGCCCCCGGGTTGTGAAAGATCCCCTTTCCCGCCACCGGCTTTTCCAGACCTTTGATGCCACGGAGGCACGGGAGCGTGTCGCCGAGGTTTATTGCCCCCATGAACTGAAGATTCTTGGCGAGGACAACCAGCGCGTCGACACCTGCATGGACCACGTTCCCCTGGGGGGCGTATCCCTCAATCGCCTGCGCTACGGCCCGACCGTCAAGATCGATGCCGGCCACCTGCAGACCTTCGTGCTGGTGATGATGCCGATGGTCGGTACCTCCCATGTCACCTGCGGCGAGGAAAAATTGCGTGCCCATCCGGGAACCGCAGCAGTGATTTCCCCCACCAAGCCCTTCTACCAGACCATCGACGCCAACTGCGACCAGATCATGGTCCAGCTCGATCGTGATCTGGTGGAACGGACCTGCGCCCAGCATATCGGCCACGACCTGCGCCACCCCTTGCAGTTCAAGCTGGGACTCGACATGTCGGACCAAAGCAGCGGCTGGCCGGCCCTGGTGTCCTATCTGATAACCGAACTGGACGGCAATGCCCGCTACCTTCACTCGCCCCTGGTGCGCGCCCCCATCGAACACCTGCTGGTCGCTACCCTGCTGCATTCCCAGTTCAACAACTACAGCGAGGAACTCGCCGCGCCGGCCCGCCCCATCGCGCCGAGCCACGTCAAACGGGTCGAGGAATATATCAAGACCCATGCGGACGAACCCCTGACAGTCGCCAGCCTGGCTGCCCATGCCGGCGTGAGCACCAGCGCCCTGTACGCGGGCTTCCGCGACTTCCGCAATACCAGCCCCATGGCCTACCTTCGGGCCGAGCGCCTGCAGCGGGTCCATGATGAGTTGCTGAAAGCGGCACCAACTACCGCCAACGTCACGGACGTGGCCATCCGCTGGGGCTTCCAGCACCTCAGCCACTTCGCAGCCCACTACAAGAAAAAATTCGGCGAACTGCCCTCCGATACCTTGCGCAAGCAGTAG
- a CDS encoding NTP transferase domain-containing protein, producing MIFGEFPSAEAEGVRLAHTLKLPHLLLKKGRVLSAIDVAALEAAGVPRVAGARLSPGELDEDAAAGTIARQLASGLIVQRAPYTGRCNLYAQGTGLLTVDQERIDRLNRISEAITLATRPQHALVGKDQRIATVKVIPFAVEPGVIAAWHEELGDRPPLQLLPLRPCRAALIMSVSPSTTERMLNMAVTATRRRLEALGGTLALELRCAHEGPAVAQALQQALAAGCDLLLVLGATISKDRGDVVPGAIVAAGGVIEHFGMPVEPGNMLLTARIGTVPVFNLPGCARSSSLNGLDLLLQRLLAGLPCTAKDIMGLGVGGLISNISEDEAAVTATPAPEAPRPPRIAALVLAAGRPSSIDVGNELLRRVDGVPLALRVANAACASRACQVMVVTGYQADRIEAALADRPVSFTHNPDYLKGLATSLRRGLRALPADIDGVVVLLADMPGINAAIIDRLLDAFDPTQPAVLVPEHGGQRGNPVVWPRRHFAEIAALSGDTGARGLLECYAGEVRTVSFDTPAILPDIDITEQRQALGGT from the coding sequence ATGATCTTTGGCGAATTTCCCAGTGCCGAGGCCGAGGGCGTCCGCCTCGCCCACACCCTCAAGCTGCCCCACCTGTTGCTGAAGAAGGGGCGGGTTTTGTCCGCCATCGACGTCGCCGCCCTGGAGGCTGCCGGCGTTCCCCGGGTGGCCGGCGCAAGACTTTCCCCGGGCGAACTGGATGAGGATGCCGCCGCCGGGACCATCGCCCGCCAGCTTGCCTCCGGCCTGATCGTGCAGCGCGCCCCCTACACGGGGCGCTGCAATCTCTACGCCCAGGGGACCGGACTGCTGACCGTGGATCAGGAAAGGATCGACCGCCTCAATCGCATCAGCGAAGCCATCACCCTCGCCACCCGGCCCCAGCACGCCCTGGTGGGCAAGGACCAGCGCATCGCCACGGTAAAGGTCATTCCCTTCGCGGTGGAACCCGGAGTCATCGCCGCCTGGCACGAAGAACTCGGCGACCGGCCGCCCCTGCAATTGCTGCCCCTGCGCCCCTGCCGGGCGGCCCTGATCATGAGCGTTTCCCCGAGCACCACCGAACGCATGCTGAACATGGCCGTGACGGCGACACGGCGCCGCCTCGAAGCCCTGGGCGGCACCCTGGCCCTGGAACTGCGCTGCGCCCATGAAGGCCCGGCCGTGGCCCAGGCCCTGCAGCAAGCGCTCGCGGCCGGATGCGACCTGCTGCTGGTATTGGGCGCCACCATCAGCAAGGATCGTGGTGACGTGGTGCCCGGAGCCATCGTTGCCGCCGGAGGCGTCATCGAACATTTCGGCATGCCGGTGGAGCCGGGCAACATGCTGCTCACCGCTCGCATCGGCACCGTGCCGGTGTTCAACCTGCCCGGTTGCGCCCGCTCCTCCAGCCTCAACGGTCTCGACCTGCTGCTGCAACGCCTGCTGGCCGGGCTGCCCTGCACGGCCAAGGACATCATGGGGTTGGGCGTGGGCGGACTGATCAGCAATATCAGTGAAGATGAAGCGGCCGTAACAGCGACACCCGCCCCGGAAGCGCCCCGGCCGCCCCGCATCGCCGCCCTGGTGCTGGCGGCAGGCAGGCCCTCGTCCATCGACGTGGGCAACGAACTGTTGCGCCGGGTGGATGGGGTTCCCCTGGCGCTGCGGGTAGCGAATGCAGCCTGCGCTTCCCGCGCCTGCCAGGTCATGGTGGTGACGGGCTACCAGGCCGATCGTATCGAAGCCGCCCTGGCCGACCGCCCCGTTTCCTTCACCCACAACCCGGACTATCTCAAGGGCCTGGCCACCTCCCTGCGCCGAGGCCTGCGGGCGCTGCCGGCGGACATCGACGGGGTGGTCGTGCTGCTGGCCGACATGCCCGGCATCAACGCCGCCATCATCGATCGGCTGCTGGATGCCTTCGACCCGACCCAGCCGGCCGTGCTGGTACCCGAACATGGTGGCCAGCGTGGCAACCCCGTGGTCTGGCCCCGCCGTCACTTCGCCGAGATCGCCGCCCTCTCGGGGGACACGGGCGCCCGGGGCCTGCTGGAATGCTATGCCGGCGAGGTGCGCACCGTAAGTTTCGATACGCCGGCGATCCTCCCCGACATCGACATCACCGAACAGCGTCAGGCTCTGGGCGGCACCTGA
- a CDS encoding XdhC family protein, whose translation MASDLDDILHQAQSWLQSGQGVALATVARTWGSSPRPVGSHLAVNESGAFVGSVSGGCIEGAVIQEALKTIADGQPRRLEFGVSDEQAWEVGLACGGRVQVYVARAAGFLAQLLATRANRRPVALVTRLSDGTQVLLEPGATREPLALSPVMEAELGRRFVSGQSGALDEDGDIFARVYVPEPRLLIVGAVHIAQVLAPMAAMAGYEVTVIDPRRAFASEERFPGVALSDAWPDEAMAQLGADARTAVVTLTHDPKLDDPALVAALASPAFYIGALGSRRTHEKRLARLTELGLAEQIGRIHAPVGLDLGGRYPSEIAVSILAQIIQVRYQGAAG comes from the coding sequence ATGGCTTCCGATCTCGACGACATTCTCCATCAGGCCCAGTCCTGGTTGCAATCCGGCCAGGGCGTCGCCCTGGCCACCGTGGCGCGAACCTGGGGCTCCTCGCCCCGGCCGGTGGGCAGCCACCTGGCCGTGAATGAGAGCGGCGCCTTTGTCGGATCGGTATCGGGAGGCTGCATCGAAGGCGCGGTGATCCAGGAAGCCCTCAAGACCATCGCCGATGGCCAGCCGCGCCGGCTGGAATTCGGGGTCAGCGATGAACAGGCCTGGGAAGTGGGTCTCGCCTGCGGTGGCCGGGTGCAGGTCTATGTGGCAAGGGCGGCCGGATTCCTTGCCCAACTGCTGGCGACCCGGGCGAACCGGCGGCCCGTGGCCCTGGTCACCCGGCTCAGCGATGGCACCCAGGTTCTGCTGGAACCCGGCGCGACTCGGGAGCCGTTGGCGCTCAGCCCGGTCATGGAAGCAGAATTGGGGCGACGCTTTGTCAGCGGCCAGAGTGGTGCCCTGGATGAGGACGGCGATATCTTCGCCCGGGTCTATGTGCCGGAGCCCCGGCTGCTGATCGTCGGGGCAGTGCACATCGCCCAGGTCCTGGCGCCCATGGCGGCCATGGCCGGCTATGAAGTCACGGTGATCGATCCGCGCCGGGCCTTCGCCAGCGAGGAAAGATTCCCGGGAGTCGCCCTGAGCGACGCATGGCCGGACGAGGCCATGGCCCAACTGGGTGCCGATGCCCGCACCGCCGTCGTCACCCTGACCCACGACCCCAAGCTCGACGACCCGGCCCTCGTCGCCGCCCTGGCCAGCCCGGCCTTCTACATCGGCGCCCTGGGCAGCCGGCGCACCCACGAGAAACGACTTGCCCGCCTGACGGAACTGGGGCTGGCGGAACAGATCGGCCGCATCCACGCGCCCGTGGGCCTGGACCTTGGCGGACGCTATCCGAGCGAGATCGCGGTTTCCATCCTGGCCCAGATCATTCAGGTGCGCTACCAGGGAGCAGCAGGATGA
- a CDS encoding vWA domain-containing protein — protein MASPAPRQNRSMLEHVVGFSRALHEADLPVNPGNLIDLCQCFRHIDIARRDDFYAAARATLISRREDIPRFDAVFASYWESPERILIRKRREGENPEEDEDESSPGARLILPGEEGDGDEAERQPLKLAYSPEEVLAIRDLGTLTDADVERAQRLIRDIVAALANKRGRRHVACRRGSAPDLRRLLRNRSFYTAEGICPLPYRTRRINKTRLVLLCDVSGSMQRYSSFLIEFMYALRRELSDLEVAVFSTHLTVITDLLKTKGVAASLKQVADKVHDWAGGTNIGTSLREFNEQHGPRLLNHRTAVIFLSDGWDRGDAAEMREQMARLRQQAQKVLWLNPLLGTPGYQPLTQGMRTALPYLDHFLPAHNLQSLSQLARTLRAIGA, from the coding sequence ATGGCCTCCCCTGCGCCCCGGCAAAACCGCAGCATGCTGGAACATGTGGTCGGCTTCTCCCGGGCATTGCACGAAGCCGACCTGCCGGTCAATCCGGGCAATCTGATCGACCTCTGCCAGTGCTTCCGCCACATCGACATTGCCCGGCGCGATGACTTCTACGCTGCCGCCCGGGCCACCCTGATCTCCCGCCGCGAGGACATTCCCCGCTTCGATGCCGTATTCGCCAGCTATTGGGAATCCCCCGAACGTATCCTGATCCGCAAGCGGCGGGAAGGCGAAAACCCGGAGGAAGACGAGGATGAGAGCAGCCCCGGTGCCCGGCTGATCCTGCCCGGTGAGGAAGGCGACGGCGATGAGGCCGAGCGGCAGCCCCTGAAACTTGCCTACAGTCCCGAAGAGGTATTGGCCATCCGGGACCTGGGCACCCTCACCGACGCCGATGTGGAACGGGCCCAGCGCCTGATCCGGGACATCGTCGCCGCCCTGGCCAACAAGCGCGGGCGGCGCCATGTCGCCTGTCGCCGGGGCAGCGCCCCCGACCTGCGCCGGCTGTTGCGCAACCGCAGCTTCTATACCGCCGAGGGCATCTGTCCCCTGCCCTATCGCACCCGCCGCATCAACAAGACCCGCCTGGTGCTGCTCTGCGATGTCAGCGGCTCCATGCAGCGCTACAGCAGTTTCCTGATCGAATTCATGTACGCCCTGCGGCGGGAACTGTCGGACCTGGAAGTCGCGGTGTTCTCGACCCACCTGACGGTGATCACCGATCTGCTCAAGACCAAAGGGGTGGCAGCGTCCCTGAAGCAGGTCGCCGACAAGGTTCACGACTGGGCCGGCGGCACCAACATCGGCACCAGCCTGCGGGAGTTCAACGAACAGCACGGGCCACGCCTGCTCAATCACCGCACCGCGGTGATCTTCCTCAGTGACGGCTGGGATCGGGGCGACGCAGCGGAAATGCGGGAGCAGATGGCGAGACTGCGGCAGCAGGCCCAGAAGGTGCTCTGGCTCAATCCCCTGCTCGGCACCCCGGGCTACCAGCCCCTGACCCAGGGCATGCGGACCGCCCTGCCCTATCTGGACCATTTCCTGCCGGCCCACAATCTGCAAAGCCTGTCCCAGCTGGCCAGGACCCTGCGGGCCATCGGCGCCTGA
- a CDS encoding AAA family ATPase, giving the protein MSGQEPRPGFASIEEVQQKFAAAGYIADRMLATTMFLSVSLGKPVFLEGEPGVGKTEIAKVMAQVLDAELIRLQCYEGLDSAAALYEWNYTRQLLELRLQEARGVEREQIGRNLFSEEFLLQRPLLKALRSGGVRPPVLLIDEVDRSDEEFEAFLLEVLSDFQITIPEIGTLRAHHVPFVILTSNRTREVHDALKRRCLYHWIDYPSFDKEVRILRSRLPEVELRLAGQVCRFMELLREQDFYKRPGIAETIDWARALLALGIAELDTPSTAATLGCILKYKGDMEKLHQLGLEGLIEMALMPGHDPSAAPTEFC; this is encoded by the coding sequence ATGAGCGGCCAGGAACCAAGACCAGGGTTTGCTTCCATCGAGGAAGTCCAGCAGAAGTTTGCGGCGGCGGGTTACATCGCCGACCGCATGCTGGCGACGACGATGTTCCTGTCGGTATCCCTGGGCAAGCCGGTCTTTCTCGAAGGCGAGCCCGGCGTGGGCAAGACCGAGATCGCCAAGGTCATGGCCCAGGTCCTCGATGCAGAACTGATCCGCCTGCAATGCTACGAGGGCCTGGACAGCGCCGCCGCCCTCTACGAGTGGAACTACACCCGCCAGCTGCTGGAGCTGAGGCTTCAGGAAGCCCGGGGCGTGGAACGGGAACAGATCGGCCGCAACCTGTTCTCCGAGGAGTTCCTGTTGCAGCGGCCCCTGCTGAAGGCCCTGCGCAGCGGCGGAGTCAGGCCGCCCGTACTGCTGATCGACGAAGTGGACCGCTCCGACGAGGAGTTCGAGGCTTTCCTGCTGGAGGTGCTGTCCGACTTCCAGATCACCATTCCGGAAATCGGCACCCTGCGGGCCCATCATGTGCCCTTCGTGATCCTCACCTCGAACCGCACCCGGGAAGTGCACGACGCCCTCAAGCGCCGCTGCCTCTACCACTGGATCGACTACCCGAGCTTCGACAAGGAGGTGCGGATATTGCGCAGCCGCCTGCCCGAAGTGGAACTACGGCTGGCCGGCCAGGTCTGCCGTTTCATGGAGCTGTTGCGGGAGCAGGATTTCTACAAGCGACCGGGCATCGCCGAAACCATAGACTGGGCCCGGGCCTTGCTCGCCCTGGGCATCGCCGAACTGGACACCCCGTCCACGGCAGCCACCCTGGGCTGCATCCTCAAGTACAAGGGGGACATGGAAAAGCTGCACCAGCTCGGACTCGAAGGCCTGATCGAAATGGCCCTGATGCCGGGCCATGACCCTTCCGCGGCGCCAACGGAATTCTGCTGA